One Lacticaseibacillus rhamnosus genomic window carries:
- the mscL gene encoding large-conductance mechanosensitive channel protein MscL, which translates to MIKEFRDFIMRGNVLDLAVGVIVGGAFTSVVTSLTKNLINPIISMFAGKTDLSGLYFTLFNAKFKYGNFLNDVINFLIVAFVVFLLVKAVNRIMPAKKSDVPTVSKEELLLTQIRDLLQNSK; encoded by the coding sequence ATGATTAAGGAATTTCGGGACTTTATTATGCGAGGCAATGTTCTTGACTTAGCCGTTGGTGTTATTGTTGGGGGCGCTTTTACTTCTGTGGTAACTTCACTGACTAAGAACTTAATAAATCCAATTATTTCAATGTTTGCAGGAAAGACTGATTTAAGTGGTCTGTATTTTACACTATTTAATGCCAAGTTCAAGTACGGTAACTTCTTGAACGATGTCATTAACTTCTTGATAGTTGCATTTGTTGTCTTCCTTCTTGTCAAAGCCGTCAATCGAATTATGCCCGCAAAGAAGAGCGATGTTCCCACAGTATCAAAAGAAGAGCTGCTGCTTACACAAATACGTGACTTGCTTCAAAACAGCAAATGA
- a CDS encoding phage terminase small subunit P27 family produces the protein MGAPLKSVTNLSAHLSKKQLADRVASEKALFTYKELQVQPPTWLDDYAVTEWHRIVPLLKKDIPVSELDAALIASHCQAYSDIQKAAELIQKQGMMVETTDSVKANPAVKMKLDATNQMMRIDEVLGLSVYSRAKLALKSETKKKPDDPFAELVSS, from the coding sequence ATGGGAGCACCCCTAAAATCAGTGACTAACCTAAGTGCACATTTATCCAAAAAACAGTTAGCTGATCGTGTTGCCTCTGAAAAAGCACTGTTCACTTACAAAGAATTGCAAGTACAGCCCCCTACATGGCTTGATGACTATGCTGTGACCGAGTGGCACCGTATTGTACCATTGCTCAAAAAAGACATTCCAGTGAGTGAACTAGATGCCGCCCTGATTGCCAGTCATTGCCAAGCCTATTCTGACATTCAGAAAGCTGCCGAGCTAATTCAAAAACAAGGCATGATGGTTGAAACCACCGATAGTGTGAAAGCTAACCCAGCAGTTAAAATGAAGCTCGATGCCACAAATCAAATGATGCGCATTGACGAAGTATTGGGATTGTCAGTGTATAGCCGGGCGAAACTTGCCTTGAAGAGTGAGACTAAGAAGAAGCCTGACGATCCGTTCGCGGAGCTGGTGTCATCGTGA
- a CDS encoding phage head closure protein: MPLVNSISQLNEPITLVSYTMGNVNGVPVSNVRKEHFTTWALVLSQYLSEVKASVGTKLEDTVTFVIRYDQPETILNSWCIEWQGKQYDIVKLTPDTAKKQWTTIIGKPVANK; the protein is encoded by the coding sequence ATGCCACTGGTAAATAGCATCAGCCAACTAAATGAACCCATTACTTTAGTGAGCTACACGATGGGTAATGTAAATGGGGTTCCTGTGAGCAACGTCAGGAAAGAGCACTTCACGACATGGGCACTTGTGTTAAGCCAATATTTAAGCGAAGTGAAGGCGTCAGTTGGGACGAAGCTCGAAGATACGGTGACCTTTGTTATTCGGTATGATCAGCCAGAAACTATCCTTAACTCATGGTGCATTGAATGGCAGGGAAAGCAGTACGACATCGTGAAACTGACACCGGACACAGCCAAAAAACAATGGACAACGATTATAGGGAAACCAGTTGCCAATAAATAA
- a CDS encoding HNH endonuclease signature motif containing protein, with protein MIPFNQRFCEEHKQDKSKQATNQERMQYEEKELRFYKSTTWTKLSKSFRLRNPTCASCLKRGIIRQAVLVDHIEPIKTAYGWQHRLDESNLQSLCQTCHNAKTAREVAQRRMRSPDRSTPALKF; from the coding sequence ATGATCCCGTTCAATCAACGCTTTTGCGAGGAGCATAAGCAAGACAAGAGCAAACAAGCGACGAATCAGGAACGCATGCAATACGAAGAGAAGGAATTACGTTTCTACAAGTCAACAACATGGACAAAGCTTTCAAAGTCATTCAGGTTGCGCAATCCAACTTGTGCTAGCTGTTTGAAACGTGGGATTATTCGTCAAGCTGTGCTTGTTGATCATATTGAGCCAATCAAAACAGCTTATGGTTGGCAACACAGGCTTGATGAGAGCAATTTACAAAGCTTGTGCCAGACTTGTCATAACGCTAAGACCGCACGGGAGGTAGCACAACGCCGGATGAGATCCCCCGACAGATCGACCCCCGCCCTCAAATTTTAG
- a CDS encoding terminase large subunit has translation MNYATEYTDKVLSGEIVAGKKIKQAARRYRRDLKASKRKKNPWPYYFDEDFANKAVEFIELMPARDGSPLKLELFQKYLISELFGWRDKETGNRRYDRAYISMARKNGKSFLTADLGALYLLMENKPAMNREIVYTANSNAQAHLAFDMLSSGLRQVSKMSKSVRDRLKINRNEIIDLPSNSRAVPLASDLHSLDGYQSDLAIIDEFALARTDEILRTLKSGQINSDNSLLAVISTTGPDLNGPMYKEYKFVSKVLTGREQADRYFIAIFEQDSKDEAFVPETWEKSNPLLANTERAKTMRPSLQADVDLAAKQGTLRPILVKNFNMWQSARADSYISLDDWEKAIIEPPDTMGKDVYIGLDLSKSSDLTSISWLVPEDGYLYADSHSFVGTKYGLEEKIKRDGFDYISGASRGECSITKLDSGMIDYDEVLRFILDMIERNQWNVRAICYDPFAMGYLIPEFEKRDLPLLEVRQGVRTLSIPTTRFRDDLFNGQLKHPDNQLLAYAVNNAILKYDANNNPIIDKAHNATKIDPVAALMNAYTIAMDQNKESEVADNDFYSSDDFSF, from the coding sequence GTGAACTATGCGACTGAATATACCGACAAGGTGCTAAGTGGTGAGATTGTTGCCGGCAAAAAGATTAAGCAAGCAGCAAGACGTTATCGCAGAGACTTGAAAGCCAGCAAGCGCAAAAAGAATCCATGGCCGTATTACTTTGATGAGGACTTTGCCAACAAAGCCGTTGAGTTTATCGAACTGATGCCGGCACGTGATGGATCACCACTCAAGCTAGAACTTTTCCAAAAATATTTGATCTCAGAGCTTTTCGGGTGGAGAGACAAAGAAACCGGCAATCGTCGTTATGATCGAGCCTACATCAGCATGGCGCGCAAGAATGGTAAGAGCTTCCTGACGGCTGATCTAGGTGCACTTTATCTCCTCATGGAGAACAAACCAGCCATGAACCGCGAAATCGTCTACACAGCCAATAGCAACGCTCAAGCACATTTGGCTTTTGATATGCTGTCTAGTGGTTTGCGTCAGGTCTCCAAGATGTCCAAATCGGTGCGCGATCGTTTGAAGATCAATCGCAACGAAATTATCGACTTGCCGAGCAACAGCCGAGCTGTTCCGCTTGCGTCTGATCTGCATAGCTTAGATGGTTATCAAAGTGACTTGGCCATTATTGATGAGTTCGCCTTAGCTCGTACTGATGAGATTCTACGAACACTAAAATCCGGCCAGATCAACAGCGACAACAGTTTACTAGCCGTCATCTCGACCACGGGGCCAGACCTGAATGGCCCTATGTATAAAGAATATAAATTTGTCTCCAAAGTCTTAACCGGTCGCGAACAAGCAGATCGGTATTTTATTGCCATTTTTGAACAGGATAGCAAGGATGAAGCCTTTGTACCAGAGACTTGGGAGAAGTCAAATCCACTACTGGCTAATACTGAAAGAGCGAAGACGATGCGACCTAGCTTGCAAGCTGATGTTGATCTAGCAGCCAAGCAAGGAACGTTGCGGCCAATTCTCGTCAAGAACTTCAACATGTGGCAATCAGCCAGAGCAGACAGTTACATCAGTCTGGACGACTGGGAGAAAGCCATTATCGAGCCACCAGACACTATGGGCAAGGACGTGTATATCGGGCTGGATCTCTCTAAGTCTAGCGACCTGACCAGTATCTCGTGGTTAGTTCCAGAAGATGGCTACCTGTATGCCGACAGCCACTCATTCGTGGGGACGAAGTACGGACTGGAAGAGAAAATCAAGCGTGACGGGTTCGATTACATCAGTGGTGCTAGTCGCGGCGAATGTAGCATTACCAAACTTGATAGCGGCATGATCGACTATGACGAGGTGCTACGCTTCATTCTCGACATGATCGAGCGGAACCAGTGGAACGTGCGTGCCATCTGTTATGATCCCTTCGCCATGGGCTACCTGATTCCAGAATTTGAAAAACGCGATTTGCCACTGCTTGAGGTGCGACAAGGTGTTAGAACACTTTCAATTCCGACAACTCGTTTTCGTGATGATCTCTTCAATGGCCAGTTAAAGCACCCTGATAATCAGTTACTGGCCTATGCGGTGAACAACGCAATTCTGAAATATGACGCTAACAACAATCCAATTATCGATAAGGCCCACAACGCTACGAAGATTGACCCCGTAGCCGCACTGATGAATGCCTACACAATTGCAATGGATCAAAACAAGGAAAGCGAGGTGGCAGACAATGACTTTTATTCGAGCGATGACTTTAGTTTTTAA
- a CDS encoding phage major capsid protein: protein MNQDDVEKRLNPNAGLTAKADDSKGQDDPDTQQQKDTTSSPKKLSGYAVVFNSPSKDLGGFKEVVDPHAFDDVDLSDVYMVSNHDFSQVLASTKAGTLTLNVDDKGLQFEATLPDTTTANDAYNNVQAGNLSAMSFTFNAAPDGDTFTKDDSGQVIRTIKQVKSLFDVSLVAIPAYDDTNVQVDKRSYTEWLKTNTEQPEKGDKTMTEKTIIDNKEHTESRAYEDYIRSMGEQRDGITTTTAGAVVPKEVINDVFDLKESDYDLAKYVTVKQVGTPVGTYPIALTNNGVLATKAELADIPDIDSNLFRGVDYKVASRAGKIYLSNELVEDSEVDIVAEVKNQLKKLVQNTDNSNIISVLTGKTGTNDNFKHITGTGLDDLKKTFNIELDPALSLSVIVNQDAFNYLDTLKDSEGRYLLQPSITAPSGKQLFGAPVIVIANKVLPTDKAGTYRIIIGDFAQAIFLAQKNEVNTQWERFDSYSQGLAVVIRNDYEVVDPDAARIVDITPVAATPAA, encoded by the coding sequence ATGAATCAAGATGACGTAGAAAAACGTCTGAATCCTAACGCTGGTCTAACTGCCAAAGCAGACGACAGCAAAGGCCAAGACGATCCAGACACACAACAACAGAAAGACACCACTAGCAGTCCAAAGAAACTAAGTGGTTATGCAGTAGTTTTCAATAGCCCAAGTAAAGACCTCGGTGGCTTTAAAGAAGTTGTTGATCCGCACGCCTTCGATGATGTGGACTTATCAGACGTCTATATGGTTTCAAACCATGATTTTAGCCAAGTCTTAGCCAGCACCAAGGCCGGCACCTTGACCTTAAATGTGGATGATAAAGGCTTGCAGTTTGAAGCAACCTTACCCGATACGACCACAGCCAACGATGCCTATAACAACGTCCAAGCTGGTAATCTGTCAGCCATGAGTTTTACTTTCAATGCTGCGCCAGACGGTGACACGTTCACTAAGGACGACAGCGGGCAAGTGATCCGTACCATCAAGCAAGTAAAGAGCTTGTTTGACGTCTCACTGGTAGCTATTCCAGCGTATGACGATACCAACGTCCAAGTGGACAAACGCAGCTACACTGAGTGGCTTAAAACTAATACTGAACAACCAGAAAAAGGAGATAAAACCATGACCGAAAAAACTATTATCGACAACAAAGAACATACCGAATCCCGCGCTTACGAAGACTACATCCGCAGCATGGGTGAACAACGTGACGGCATAACGACAACCACTGCTGGTGCGGTCGTACCAAAAGAAGTCATCAATGACGTATTCGATCTAAAAGAATCTGATTACGATCTGGCTAAATATGTCACTGTGAAGCAAGTTGGAACCCCCGTCGGCACGTACCCGATTGCCCTCACTAACAATGGTGTCTTAGCCACAAAGGCAGAACTCGCAGACATTCCAGATATCGATTCAAACCTATTCCGTGGCGTTGACTACAAAGTTGCTAGCCGTGCTGGCAAGATTTATCTGTCTAATGAACTGGTAGAAGACAGTGAAGTTGATATTGTTGCCGAGGTTAAGAATCAACTCAAGAAGCTGGTACAAAACACGGACAATAGCAACATTATCAGTGTTCTGACTGGCAAGACGGGAACCAACGATAACTTCAAGCACATCACAGGTACTGGTCTCGATGACCTCAAGAAAACCTTCAATATTGAGCTAGACCCAGCATTGTCCTTGTCTGTTATTGTCAATCAGGACGCTTTCAACTACCTTGATACCCTGAAAGACAGCGAAGGCCGCTACTTGTTACAACCGTCCATCACGGCACCATCAGGCAAGCAACTATTTGGGGCGCCGGTGATCGTGATTGCTAACAAAGTATTGCCGACTGATAAGGCGGGCACCTATCGGATCATCATCGGGGACTTTGCTCAAGCAATTTTCTTAGCCCAAAAGAACGAAGTCAACACCCAGTGGGAACGGTTCGACAGTTATAGCCAAGGCTTGGCTGTTGTCATCCGCAACGACTATGAAGTGGTTGATCCAGACGCTGCTCGAATTGTTGACATTACACCGGTAGCAGCCACGCCAGCAGCATAA
- a CDS encoding GlsB/YeaQ/YmgE family stress response membrane protein encodes MHFLWALIVGAIIGAIAGAITSKGKSMGWFANIIAGLVGSAIGEGLLGHWGPQLAGMALIPSIIGAIIVVAVVSFFVGRSKD; translated from the coding sequence ATGCATTTTCTTTGGGCTTTAATTGTTGGTGCTATTATTGGTGCAATTGCTGGTGCTATCACTAGCAAAGGAAAATCGATGGGCTGGTTTGCTAATATCATCGCAGGGTTAGTAGGTTCTGCTATTGGTGAAGGGCTTTTAGGCCATTGGGGGCCACAACTAGCAGGAATGGCTTTGATTCCATCAATTATCGGGGCAATTATTGTTGTTGCCGTAGTCTCCTTCTTTGTTGGCAGATCCAAAGACTGA
- a CDS encoding phage portal protein, whose translation MSFFTNSATQPRDDNSDPFLDALVSMTSNDSGLYVGIGALRNSDVFTAVRVIASDLATNPIEYSDKRISVLLNKAPNDHMTAWAFKFALAANMLLNGNSFARVTKNPSGQVTGFELVPNSQMVVKQDDTTGIISYEYTPDSGRSQRLNASEVLHFKCFTQDGYKGISPLYSLHDEVGVQKSGHALLKGFFNTGVQGTGILKVNKTQLDSKAKENIRNKFEAANSGDNALKTIILDNDMDYKQLEVNTDVLNLVNSSDWTTKQIAKAFGLPLDRLGIESEHSNAVQSNVMYLQNTLIQYFTCFTSEMDAKLSTGDNRYSFNTDKLFSADPATMQELAVKGLQGGVLTTNEARAKLNLPPITGGDEIMASLNYTPLSNLTNYQNTRQRSDPENESR comes from the coding sequence ATGAGCTTTTTCACGAATAGCGCGACACAACCACGCGATGACAACAGCGACCCGTTCTTAGATGCGCTTGTCAGCATGACCAGTAACGACAGCGGCCTATATGTGGGAATTGGTGCTTTACGTAATTCGGATGTGTTTACGGCCGTGCGCGTGATTGCCAGTGATCTTGCAACTAATCCGATTGAATACAGTGACAAGCGCATCAGCGTGCTTCTTAACAAGGCACCCAATGACCACATGACCGCGTGGGCATTCAAGTTTGCCCTAGCTGCTAACATGCTGCTGAATGGTAACAGCTTTGCACGGGTTACTAAGAATCCCAGCGGACAAGTTACTGGCTTCGAGTTGGTCCCTAACAGCCAGATGGTGGTTAAACAAGACGATACGACCGGCATTATCAGCTACGAATACACGCCTGACAGCGGTCGCTCACAGCGTTTAAATGCCAGCGAGGTCTTACACTTCAAGTGCTTCACACAAGACGGTTACAAAGGAATATCGCCACTTTATAGCCTCCATGATGAGGTTGGGGTACAAAAGTCTGGGCATGCGTTGCTGAAGGGATTCTTTAACACCGGTGTTCAAGGGACAGGCATTCTTAAAGTCAACAAGACCCAGCTAGACAGTAAGGCCAAAGAAAACATCCGGAATAAATTTGAAGCTGCCAATAGTGGTGATAATGCCCTAAAGACCATCATTCTGGACAATGATATGGATTACAAGCAACTCGAAGTTAATACTGACGTGCTGAATCTAGTCAATTCTAGCGATTGGACCACGAAGCAGATTGCCAAAGCGTTCGGGTTACCACTGGATCGGCTGGGTATCGAAAGCGAGCACTCAAATGCCGTACAGTCTAACGTGATGTACTTGCAAAACACGCTGATTCAGTATTTTACCTGCTTCACAAGTGAGATGGATGCCAAACTGTCCACAGGTGACAACCGGTACAGCTTCAACACTGACAAGCTGTTTTCAGCGGACCCAGCCACGATGCAAGAACTAGCAGTTAAGGGGCTACAAGGCGGTGTTCTGACCACTAATGAAGCACGAGCCAAGTTAAACCTGCCGCCAATTACCGGTGGAGATGAGATTATGGCCAGTCTGAACTACACGCCACTAAGCAACCTGACAAACTATCAAAACACAAGACAAAGGAGTGATCCAGAAAATGAATCAAGATGA
- a CDS encoding virulence-associated E family protein yields MVKTMPEDIKQEAKKVVNVDFTGQEQWRNDLKLDGNGGIRKDSVVNIQLLLENDPTFANVVAWDDFSEMLIKTKGVKGLPIRKGFWTDEDDAVVRSYMERKHNLLFSKQNEQDAMVVVGKEHSINPVKDWIEAEQWDGTPRAERYFIDYLGAEDSEYTRAVTRKWLAGAVKRVYQPGCKFELVPILEGKQGLGKSTAARNLFPKKFSDSLKSMGKTDEDYKKLQGNWIMELGELSAMKKTEIESAKSFISAQSDSYRGSYSHYVYPHLRKCVFIGSTNQQDYLKDATGERRFFPIRCGVTKPTKTVWRNEESVPKINHDIHQILAEVKTWVDAGESVFADDKLMQLAKPYQQEAETVDPMKEAIEDFLNMKVPSNWENLSLSLKASFFHTHIDHNGDVATWLQQHLDAGELQPLQQTTTREIMEVVFDKSVDRYLMGRTNSDAKRIKLIMDNMEGWQAQRLRVNGNRPHGYVRT; encoded by the coding sequence TTGGTTAAAACGATGCCCGAAGATATTAAGCAAGAAGCAAAGAAAGTGGTCAACGTTGATTTTACAGGTCAAGAGCAATGGCGAAATGACCTTAAACTTGATGGCAATGGTGGGATTAGAAAAGATTCAGTGGTTAATATTCAACTGCTACTTGAAAATGATCCAACCTTCGCCAATGTCGTTGCTTGGGACGACTTTTCAGAGATGCTCATCAAGACAAAAGGCGTTAAAGGATTGCCGATTCGTAAAGGTTTCTGGACTGATGAAGATGACGCTGTCGTCCGCTCATATATGGAGCGTAAGCACAATCTCTTGTTTAGCAAGCAGAATGAGCAAGATGCCATGGTTGTTGTTGGCAAGGAACATTCAATTAATCCGGTTAAAGACTGGATCGAAGCTGAGCAATGGGACGGTACCCCTAGAGCAGAACGTTACTTCATCGACTATCTAGGTGCCGAGGATAGTGAATATACCCGTGCTGTTACTCGTAAATGGTTAGCTGGGGCTGTAAAACGTGTCTATCAGCCGGGTTGCAAGTTTGAACTCGTTCCAATTCTTGAAGGTAAACAAGGACTTGGTAAGAGCACGGCTGCTCGTAACTTGTTCCCGAAAAAGTTCAGCGATTCATTAAAATCAATGGGCAAAACGGACGAAGATTATAAGAAGCTGCAAGGTAACTGGATCATGGAACTCGGTGAACTTTCTGCAATGAAAAAAACTGAGATTGAGTCGGCTAAGAGTTTCATTAGCGCCCAGTCTGATTCATACCGAGGGAGTTATAGCCATTATGTTTATCCACATTTACGCAAGTGTGTGTTCATTGGCAGCACTAATCAACAGGACTACTTGAAAGACGCTACTGGTGAACGCCGTTTCTTCCCTATCAGATGCGGCGTTACAAAGCCCACAAAGACCGTATGGCGCAATGAAGAAAGCGTGCCTAAGATTAACCACGATATACATCAGATACTGGCAGAGGTCAAAACATGGGTGGATGCAGGTGAGAGTGTCTTTGCTGATGATAAGCTGATGCAACTGGCTAAACCATATCAACAAGAAGCAGAGACCGTTGACCCTATGAAAGAGGCCATTGAAGACTTTCTCAACATGAAAGTGCCATCGAATTGGGAAAATCTGTCATTGAGCCTAAAGGCCAGCTTCTTTCACACTCATATTGACCATAACGGTGATGTGGCCACTTGGTTACAACAGCACTTGGATGCTGGAGAATTACAACCACTGCAACAAACCACCACTAGAGAGATCATGGAAGTGGTGTTCGACAAGTCAGTCGATCGTTACCTGATGGGGCGCACAAACTCTGATGCAAAACGTATTAAGCTCATTATGGACAACATGGAAGGCTGGCAAGCACAAAGGCTGCGCGTCAACGGAAACAGACCACATGGTTATGTACGGACATAG
- a CDS encoding sensor histidine kinase: protein MKMLYQQLIGFFSVIMVTLVIVSILFIRSTTNTVWENGFKQLEQYTDVLKNNAVDENTYVINARFIQNAEEILSDQHVHFVIYDANNVAKYPVSQKGRMTAIKASYWKKLKQGSAVAVPEMMTNPISGSAQSMTIYYQPVFLSEKLLFVIAAFAPVEQIQSSINKTEHNLLIAFVLSTLAAFIISYFIASYQVRRINQLRQATHQVAEGNYDVTVKMKSRSHDEVAELADDFRDMVNSLKASQQEIQRQEDRRRQFMADAAHEMRTPLTTINGLLEGLAYDAIPEESKGKSIELMRNETNRLIRLVNENLDYEKIRTNQILLSKHTFNARKDLDNITEQLTQKAEEAGDTITIKAPAQLPTYADHDRFVQILFNIVQNAVQFTKNGQITIGGKLGYHQTEFTVSDTGIGMSKDQMKNIWERYYKADPSRKNTKYGESGLGMAIVHQLMGLHGGTIEVDSKLGSGTTFTLIFPDEATAPKQKQPGTKSSSSTTSSTAGASKETDAASNDHPKSE, encoded by the coding sequence ATGAAAATGCTTTATCAACAGCTAATCGGTTTTTTTTCGGTCATCATGGTGACGCTGGTGATCGTGTCGATTCTGTTTATTCGCTCAACCACCAATACGGTTTGGGAAAATGGGTTCAAACAACTTGAACAGTATACGGATGTTTTGAAAAATAACGCGGTTGACGAAAATACGTATGTCATCAATGCGCGGTTTATTCAGAATGCCGAAGAAATTTTGAGTGATCAGCATGTTCATTTTGTTATTTATGATGCGAATAACGTTGCAAAATATCCCGTTTCGCAAAAGGGTCGGATGACTGCGATTAAAGCGAGTTATTGGAAAAAGTTGAAGCAGGGATCAGCAGTGGCAGTGCCGGAAATGATGACGAATCCGATTAGCGGTAGCGCACAAAGCATGACGATTTATTATCAGCCGGTTTTCTTAAGTGAAAAACTGTTATTTGTCATTGCTGCATTTGCGCCGGTAGAGCAGATCCAAAGTTCGATTAACAAAACCGAACACAATTTGTTGATCGCATTTGTGCTATCAACATTAGCAGCTTTCATCATTAGTTACTTCATTGCTTCTTATCAGGTTCGTCGCATTAATCAGTTACGTCAGGCGACGCATCAGGTTGCGGAAGGTAATTATGACGTGACCGTTAAAATGAAAAGCCGCAGCCATGATGAAGTGGCCGAATTAGCGGATGATTTTCGCGATATGGTGAACTCGTTAAAAGCAAGCCAACAGGAAATCCAACGGCAAGAAGATCGCCGGCGTCAGTTCATGGCGGATGCAGCACATGAAATGCGTACCCCGCTGACAACGATTAATGGCTTGTTGGAAGGGTTGGCTTACGATGCGATCCCTGAAGAAAGCAAAGGGAAAAGTATCGAATTGATGCGCAATGAAACGAATCGGCTGATTAGATTGGTCAATGAAAACCTTGATTACGAAAAGATTCGCACCAATCAGATTCTTTTAAGCAAGCACACGTTTAATGCCCGTAAAGATCTTGACAACATTACCGAGCAGCTAACGCAAAAGGCCGAAGAAGCAGGCGATACCATTACGATTAAAGCGCCAGCCCAATTACCGACCTACGCTGACCATGATCGTTTTGTCCAGATTCTGTTTAACATTGTCCAAAATGCGGTTCAATTCACCAAAAACGGGCAGATTACGATTGGCGGTAAATTAGGGTATCACCAAACCGAATTTACCGTCAGTGATACCGGTATCGGCATGTCCAAAGATCAAATGAAGAATATCTGGGAACGCTATTACAAAGCCGACCCATCACGCAAAAATACGAAATACGGCGAATCCGGACTTGGTATGGCCATTGTTCATCAATTAATGGGCTTACATGGCGGAACAATTGAGGTGGATTCCAAGTTGGGTTCAGGAACGACCTTCACCTTAATCTTCCCGGATGAGGCGACGGCACCTAAACAAAAGCAGCCGGGAACAAAATCATCGTCAAGCACAACGTCATCGACAGCCGGTGCGTCCAAAGAAACTGACGCTGCATCAAACGACCATCCCAAGTCCGAGTAA
- a CDS encoding response regulator transcription factor: MKLLMIEDNTSVAEMMAMFFQKEKWEVVNAYDGEEGLAKFKEAPDSFDIITLDLNLPKMDGMQVAKEIRQISETVPLIMLTARDTESDQVLGLELGADDYVTKPFSPITLIARIKALHRRAEVGAEAGAEQATPETKADGFDVETDHFKLSTKTREAYLNGKQIEGLTPKEFDLLHTLSKSPKQVFSREQLLQLVWDYEYYGDERTVDAHIKKLRQKIEKVGPQIIQTVWGVGYKFDDSGLDQ; encoded by the coding sequence GTGAAACTATTAATGATTGAAGATAATACAAGTGTGGCCGAAATGATGGCCATGTTCTTCCAAAAAGAAAAATGGGAAGTTGTCAACGCCTATGATGGTGAAGAAGGACTGGCGAAATTCAAAGAGGCACCTGACAGCTTTGATATCATTACGCTTGATCTGAATCTGCCGAAAATGGACGGGATGCAGGTGGCTAAGGAAATTCGGCAAATTAGCGAAACAGTGCCGCTAATTATGCTAACTGCGCGTGATACCGAAAGTGATCAGGTTTTGGGGTTAGAGCTCGGCGCTGATGATTATGTCACCAAGCCGTTTTCGCCGATTACATTAATTGCGCGGATTAAGGCTTTGCATCGGCGCGCCGAGGTTGGAGCCGAAGCTGGCGCGGAACAAGCAACGCCGGAAACTAAAGCAGACGGGTTTGATGTTGAAACCGATCACTTTAAACTCAGCACAAAGACTAGGGAAGCCTATTTGAACGGCAAACAGATCGAAGGGTTAACGCCCAAAGAATTTGATTTGTTGCATACCTTGTCCAAGAGTCCCAAACAGGTTTTCTCACGCGAACAGCTGCTGCAGCTGGTCTGGGACTATGAATACTATGGCGATGAACGAACCGTTGATGCGCATATCAAAAAATTACGTCAAAAAATTGAAAAAGTCGGTCCACAAATCATTCAAACAGTCTGGGGCGTTGGGTATAAGTTTGATGATTCGGGGCTTGATCAATGA
- a CDS encoding head-tail connector protein: MSVTTEDLKRALRISHNEDDAMLSAYLLTAKQFVISAVDQTLTDENFGDDPRFDFAVSLLAQHWYINRGVDGATYVPDSVVSMIQQLRGVDYATGK; the protein is encoded by the coding sequence ATGAGTGTTACCACAGAAGATTTAAAGAGAGCACTGCGCATTAGCCACAACGAAGATGATGCTATGTTGTCAGCCTACTTGTTGACGGCAAAGCAGTTCGTGATTAGCGCGGTTGACCAGACCCTTACGGATGAAAACTTTGGAGATGATCCTCGTTTTGACTTTGCTGTCTCGTTGTTAGCACAACACTGGTATATTAACCGTGGTGTCGATGGGGCAACGTATGTACCAGATAGCGTTGTGAGCATGATTCAGCAATTGCGGGGTGTTGACTATGCCACTGGTAAATAG